Proteins encoded within one genomic window of Synechococcus sp. PCC 7335:
- a CDS encoding RNA-binding protein, whose protein sequence is MSVRLYFGNLPRSLEREEFEAIFTEDSDNLVSVKLISDRKTGKCRGFGFVTAKDDTTADALVEKYNGFTLQDATLKVEKAMPRTEKETEGSRGENSPQRRQKKSGGKRGGNNVVVAESQTADAGPDPRWAQDLAKLKEMLAAQTTAS, encoded by the coding sequence ATGTCAGTTCGTTTGTACTTTGGCAACTTGCCACGGAGCCTTGAGCGCGAAGAATTCGAGGCTATTTTCACTGAAGATAGTGACAATCTGGTTTCAGTTAAGCTGATCTCAGATCGTAAGACCGGTAAATGTCGCGGATTCGGCTTTGTGACGGCTAAAGACGATACGACAGCAGATGCGCTTGTTGAGAAGTACAACGGGTTTACTTTGCAAGATGCCACCTTGAAAGTGGAAAAGGCAATGCCACGCACAGAAAAAGAAACCGAAGGTTCTCGCGGTGAGAATAGCCCTCAGCGTCGTCAGAAGAAAAGCGGTGGCAAACGCGGTGGTAACAACGTCGTGGTGGCGGAAAGTCAAACTGCTGATGCTGGCCCTGATCCTCGTTGGGCACAGGACTTAGCTAAGCTCAAAGAAATGCTAGCCGCACAGACAACTGCTTCTTAA